Proteins from a single region of Methanotorris igneus Kol 5:
- a CDS encoding STT3 domain-containing protein, protein MIEYLNKVSEFFKKHKHIKIFLIVLAISLISFQLRAQTADMGFTDNPQLKKMFADEHGRMYLIALDPYYYLRLSENLYKHGYIGETLKEVNGKLVPYDTCQYAPPGHPVSWEPPVICIVEVLLYEIWHSIDPTVSIMNAAFWVPAILSMLLGIPIYFIVRRATLSNLGGIVGALALISAPGLLYKTSAGFADTPIFEVLPILFIMWFIIEAIHNQNNIKKSLIFGSLAVILTALYPKMWGAWWYAFDIVSASLIIYGIYLILSKKLGNTIKHENVKNICYLIGFYIAGSALLISMAYGVNTFLTAFTAPLSYQIVLTTTEHATGWPNVYTTVAELSKPSFRDIVNNSIGGITLFILGIIGIFASFISLRHGKKEFDVKYAILLTIWLLATGYAATKGIRFAALMTPPLAIGVGILVGQIEKFVMMSRDKLVEYTLYPIVGLACLWSIANYGAKIPQILIPTTYIPIAAYTFLTLVVALALYKIGDIISSNTELKLKKGISLALAVALVLPPLANAVPFYTVPTFNNGWKESLDWIKNNTPDNAVITCWWDNGHIYTWATRKMVTFDGGSQNSPRAYWVGRAFSTSNEELAVGILRMLATSGDEAFKKGSVLMNKTHNNVSKTVKILNEILPLNRSAAYEILTEKYGLTDKEAKEVLNATHPKHPNPDYLITYNRMTDIAPVWSMFGNWNFDLPPNTSNDKREKGYYFKGKGVIYNNSIITKVRVGNLYYMTNIPFTMDNISTAVIAYKNGQPKIIGQVNFHKIIIKTPNGVIEKVLNKDGQLSEIVRVESDGRVYVWIATRNLEDSIYTRLHFLDGYGLKHIKLVKASYDPTNFGVQPGFKVYEVDYGKEYLK, encoded by the coding sequence ATGATTGAATATCTTAATAAAGTGTCTGAATTTTTTAAAAAACATAAGCATATAAAGATATTTCTTATTGTTTTGGCAATATCGTTGATAAGTTTCCAATTAAGAGCACAGACAGCAGATATGGGATTTACAGATAACCCTCAGCTAAAAAAGATGTTTGCTGATGAACATGGGAGGATGTATCTTATAGCATTAGATCCCTACTACTATTTGAGGTTGAGTGAGAACCTCTACAAACATGGATATATTGGAGAAACATTGAAAGAAGTCAATGGAAAATTAGTCCCTTATGATACATGCCAATACGCTCCTCCAGGACATCCAGTAAGTTGGGAGCCACCAGTAATTTGTATTGTTGAAGTTTTACTTTATGAGATATGGCATTCCATTGATCCAACAGTTAGCATTATGAACGCTGCTTTTTGGGTTCCAGCAATTCTTAGTATGTTGTTGGGAATTCCAATCTACTTTATAGTTAGGAGAGCAACGTTAAGCAATCTTGGGGGGATTGTTGGGGCATTAGCTTTAATATCTGCTCCTGGATTGTTGTATAAAACATCTGCAGGATTCGCAGATACTCCGATATTTGAAGTTTTGCCAATCTTATTTATAATGTGGTTTATTATTGAAGCAATACACAATCAAAATAATATTAAAAAATCATTAATATTTGGGAGTTTAGCAGTTATATTAACAGCACTATACCCAAAAATGTGGGGTGCTTGGTGGTATGCGTTTGATATTGTTTCAGCTTCTCTGATAATCTATGGGATTTATTTAATACTGTCAAAAAAATTGGGTAATACCATTAAACATGAGAATGTCAAAAATATATGTTATTTAATAGGATTTTACATAGCTGGTAGTGCATTGCTAATCTCAATGGCTTATGGGGTTAATACATTTCTTACAGCATTTACAGCTCCACTAAGTTACCAGATAGTTTTAACTACAACCGAACATGCAACAGGATGGCCAAACGTCTATACAACAGTAGCAGAACTTTCAAAACCATCGTTTAGGGATATCGTTAACAACTCAATTGGGGGAATAACATTATTCATATTGGGTATTATTGGGATATTTGCTTCATTTATATCATTAAGGCATGGGAAGAAAGAATTTGATGTTAAATATGCAATATTGCTAACCATTTGGCTACTTGCTACTGGATATGCAGCTACAAAAGGTATTAGGTTTGCTGCTTTAATGACACCACCATTGGCAATTGGTGTTGGTATATTAGTTGGGCAGATCGAAAAATTCGTAATGATGAGTAGAGATAAGTTAGTTGAATATACTCTCTATCCAATAGTTGGATTGGCATGTTTGTGGAGCATTGCAAATTATGGAGCTAAAATCCCACAAATCCTCATTCCAACGACTTATATACCAATTGCTGCTTATACTTTCTTAACCTTGGTTGTTGCATTAGCATTGTATAAAATAGGAGATATTATAAGTTCCAATACTGAATTAAAATTAAAGAAAGGGATTTCCTTAGCATTGGCAGTTGCTTTAGTCCTCCCGCCACTTGCAAATGCAGTTCCATTCTACACAGTACCAACATTCAACAATGGATGGAAAGAGAGCTTAGATTGGATTAAAAACAACACTCCAGACAATGCAGTTATTACATGTTGGTGGGATAATGGACATATTTATACCTGGGCTACAAGAAAGATGGTGACGTTTGATGGAGGTAGCCAAAATTCCCCAAGGGCCTATTGGGTAGGTAGAGCATTCTCAACATCAAATGAAGAACTTGCAGTTGGGATATTGAGAATGCTTGCCACAAGTGGAGATGAAGCATTTAAAAAAGGCAGTGTGCTTATGAACAAAACACACAACAATGTTTCAAAAACAGTAAAGATATTGAATGAAATACTTCCACTAAACAGAAGTGCTGCATACGAAATTTTAACAGAAAAATATGGTTTAACTGATAAAGAAGCAAAAGAAGTATTAAATGCAACGCACCCAAAACATCCAAATCCAGACTATTTAATAACTTACAATAGAATGACTGACATTGCTCCAGTATGGAGCATGTTTGGAAACTGGAATTTCGATTTGCCACCAAATACATCAAACGACAAAAGAGAAAAAGGCTATTACTTCAAAGGAAAAGGAGTGATATACAACAACTCAATTATTACAAAAGTGCGTGTTGGAAACCTCTACTACATGACAAACATACCATTCACAATGGACAACATATCAACTGCAGTAATTGCTTATAAGAACGGGCAACCAAAAATTATTGGACAAGTGAACTTCCATAAAATAATTATAAAAACCCCAAATGGTGTCATTGAAAAAGTTCTTAATAAGGATGGGCAATTGAGTGAAATTGTAAGAGTAGAGTCTGATGGAAGAGTTTATGTATGGATAGCAACAAGGAACCTTGAAGACAGTATATATACAAGATTGCATTTCCTTGATGGATATGGCTTAAAGCATATAAAATTGGTTAAAGCATCATACGACCCAACGAACTTTGGTGTTCAGCCAGGATTTAAGGTTTATGAAGTGGATTATGGAAAAGAATACTTAAAATGA
- a CDS encoding tRNA (cytidine(56)-2'-O)-methyltransferase translates to MRVEVLRLGHRGERDKRISTHVALTARALGADKIIFTVEDEHVEESVKKIVENWGGNFKFEVIKKWKEYIKNFKENNGIVVHLTMYGANVNEIMDEIKKEFEGKNILVIVGAEKVPKEAYELADYNVSIGNQPHSEVAALAIFLDRLFEGKTLYRKFENAKIRIIPSNDKKQVIIKKDK, encoded by the coding sequence ATGAGAGTTGAGGTTTTAAGATTAGGACATAGAGGAGAGAGGGATAAGAGGATATCAACACATGTAGCATTAACAGCGAGAGCATTAGGAGCAGATAAGATAATATTTACTGTAGAGGACGAACATGTTGAAGAAAGCGTAAAGAAGATTGTAGAGAATTGGGGAGGAAACTTTAAATTTGAAGTTATAAAAAAATGGAAGGAATACATTAAAAATTTTAAAGAAAATAATGGGATTGTGGTTCATTTGACAATGTATGGGGCGAATGTCAATGAGATAATGGATGAAATAAAGAAGGAGTTTGAGGGAAAGAACATTTTAGTTATTGTTGGAGCGGAGAAAGTTCCAAAAGAAGCGTATGAACTTGCTGATTATAATGTATCTATTGGGAACCAACCACATTCAGAAGTTGCTGCACTTGCGATTTTTTTAGATAGGTTATTTGAGGGAAAAACACTCTATAGAAAATTTGAAAATGCAAAAATTAGAATAATTCCTTCAAATGACAAAAAACAAGTTATTATAAAAAAAGATAAATAG
- the larC gene encoding nickel pincer cofactor biosynthesis protein LarC, producing MIILNPFMGISGDMFLSAMVDFVDEEGLINTIKKVVDVDIEVKKVKKRGIIANKINIIPKEKENLENRNYKWIKKLIKNSSIDDNIKKHALGMFKILAEAEAKVHGIDVEKVHFHEIGQVDTIADIVGAAYCIEKLKNEEFYYTPINVGSGFVNTMHGKMPVPAPATLEILKGFEIFFSEYGELTTPTGATIIKYLNPKLAKSTFNVEKISYGAGDKDFEAPNVLRVIKAKDNFKDEVCLIETNVDDVSPEILGYLYEVLKDKVRDLHFIPCFMKKNRPAYIIRIIANAKDIDEICEILMQETGTIGIRVIPYVHRSIAKREFKTINVFGEDVKVKVSYFNGKIVSKKPEFEDLKKVAKKHNLPLKDVYLEVIKKIKNL from the coding sequence ATGATAATACTTAATCCATTCATGGGAATTTCTGGAGATATGTTTTTATCTGCTATGGTTGATTTTGTAGATGAGGAGGGGTTAATAAACACTATAAAAAAGGTTGTTGATGTTGATATTGAGGTAAAGAAAGTCAAAAAGAGAGGGATAATTGCAAATAAAATAAATATAATTCCAAAAGAAAAAGAAAACTTAGAAAACAGAAACTACAAATGGATAAAAAAATTAATTAAAAATTCCAGCATAGATGATAATATAAAGAAACACGCATTGGGCATGTTCAAAATCCTTGCTGAGGCAGAGGCAAAAGTTCATGGTATTGACGTAGAGAAAGTCCATTTTCACGAAATTGGGCAAGTTGACACCATTGCAGATATTGTAGGGGCTGCATATTGTATTGAGAAATTGAAGAATGAAGAATTTTATTATACCCCAATAAATGTTGGTAGTGGGTTCGTAAATACCATGCATGGAAAAATGCCCGTCCCAGCGCCAGCAACATTAGAAATATTGAAGGGATTCGAGATATTCTTTTCTGAATATGGGGAATTAACAACACCAACAGGGGCAACGATAATAAAATACCTAAACCCAAAATTGGCAAAATCTACATTTAATGTTGAAAAAATATCTTATGGAGCAGGGGATAAAGATTTTGAAGCCCCAAATGTTTTAAGGGTCATTAAAGCAAAGGATAACTTTAAAGATGAGGTTTGTTTAATAGAGACAAATGTTGATGATGTTTCTCCTGAAATTTTGGGTTATCTGTATGAGGTTTTGAAAGATAAAGTTAGGGATTTGCATTTTATTCCATGTTTCATGAAGAAAAATAGACCTGCATATATAATAAGAATAATCGCCAATGCGAAGGATATTGATGAGATTTGTGAAATTCTAATGCAAGAAACAGGGACTATAGGCATTAGAGTTATCCCTTATGTACATAGAAGTATTGCAAAGAGAGAATTTAAAACTATTAATGTGTTTGGTGAGGATGTTAAGGTTAAAGTTTCCTATTTTAATGGAAAGATAGTTTCAAAAAAACCCGAATTTGAGGATTTGAAGAAAGTGGCAAAAAAACATAATTTGCCATTAAAAGATGTTTATTTGGAGGTTATAAAGAAGATTAAGAATTTATAA
- a CDS encoding MraY family glycosyltransferase — protein MEDLVIFMIVAFVLSVMLTKFIIKKMINVKYGIDLHKEEKIKVAEMGGLAPLITNIAILPFFNPYVLVVVMLSGIIGIIDDIAKLSPKEKLISLGMAAIPVGILLNMDIFHLFLLIVGVSITSNLTNMLAGFNGLEIGVGIISLIFLGLCLLIVGDVGGFQLVMVFVASYLGLFVFNKYPAKVFPGDVGTLPIGAFLATVAIWKGIILPFLIIMIPYILDASLKFYSAGVTRREEHKPTVLKNGKLYVEGGYLSLPRIILKKKPMKECEIVFVIWGISIFCGVLSLITTKILY, from the coding sequence ATGGAGGATTTAGTAATTTTTATGATTGTTGCATTTGTTTTATCTGTAATGCTTACAAAATTCATAATAAAAAAGATGATAAATGTAAAATACGGGATAGATTTACACAAAGAGGAAAAAATAAAAGTTGCTGAAATGGGGGGACTTGCACCACTAATCACGAACATCGCAATTTTGCCATTTTTCAATCCTTATGTTTTAGTTGTTGTGATGTTGTCTGGGATCATTGGAATTATTGATGATATTGCAAAACTCTCACCAAAAGAAAAACTCATCTCGCTTGGAATGGCTGCAATTCCAGTAGGAATTTTGCTAAATATGGATATTTTTCATTTATTTTTGTTGATAGTGGGAGTTTCTATAACCTCAAATTTAACAAATATGCTTGCAGGATTCAATGGGCTTGAGATTGGTGTGGGAATTATTTCATTAATATTTTTAGGTTTGTGTTTGCTAATTGTTGGAGATGTGGGGGGATTTCAGTTAGTTATGGTTTTTGTAGCATCTTATTTGGGTTTATTTGTATTTAACAAATATCCAGCAAAGGTCTTTCCTGGGGATGTCGGGACATTACCAATAGGCGCGTTTTTGGCAACAGTAGCAATTTGGAAAGGAATTATTTTGCCATTTTTAATTATTATGATACCATATATCTTAGATGCATCATTAAAATTCTATAGCGCTGGAGTTACAAGGAGGGAGGAGCACAAGCCAACAGTATTAAAAAATGGAAAACTCTATGTTGAGGGAGGTTATTTATCACTACCAAGAATCATACTAAAAAAGAAACCTATGAAGGAATGTGAAATTGTTTTTGTAATTTGGGGGATCTCAATATTTTGTGGAGTATTGAGCTTAATAACTACAAAAATCCTATATTAA